From Vitis vinifera cultivar Pinot Noir 40024 chromosome 14, ASM3070453v1, a single genomic window includes:
- the PHYA gene encoding phytochrome A1 gives MSSSRPTQSSSTSGRSKHSARIIAQTTVDAKLHADFEESGSSFDYSSSVRFTPAGGDQQPRSDKVTTAYLHHIQKGKLIQPFGSLLALDEKTFKVIAYSENAPEMLTMVSHAVPSVGEHPVLGIGTDVRTIFSGPSASALHKALGFGEVSLLNPILVHCKTSGKPFYAIIHRVTGSLIIDFEPVKPYEVPMTAAGALQSYKLAAKAITRLQSLPSGSLERLCDTMVQEVFELTGYDRVMAYKFHDDDHGEVVSEITKPGLEPYLGLHYPATDIPQAARFLFMKNKVRMICDCRAKHIQVLQDEKLPFDLTLCGSTLRAPHSCHVQYMENMNSIASLVMAVVVNDGDEEGESSNSGQPQKRKRLWGLVVCHHTTPRFVPFPLRYACEFLAQVFAIHVNKELELESQILEKNILRTQTLLCDMLMRDAPLGIVSQSPNVMDLVKCDGAALLYKNKVWRLGITPSDFQLHDICSWLSEYHMDSTGLSTDSLYDAGYPGALALGDAVCGMAAVKITSKDTLFWFRSHTAAEVRWGGAKHEPGEKDDGRKMHPRSSFKAFLEVVKTRSLPWKDYEMDAIHSLQLILRNAFKDSEAMDVNTNAIHTKLNDLKIEGMQELEAVTSEMVRLIETASVPILAVDVDGLVNGWNTKISELTSLPVDKAIGMHLLTLVEDSSADTVKKMLHLALQGQEEQNVQFEIKTHGSKRDSGPISLVVNACASRDLHENVVGVCFVAQDITSQKTVMDKFTRIEGDYKAIVQNPNPLIPPIFGTDEFGWCSEWNPAMVKLSGWNREEVMDKMLLGEVFGTHMACCRLKNREAFVGLGIVLNSVMTGRESEKVSFGFFSKSGKYVECLLSVSKKLDREGAVTGVFCFLQLASQELQQALHIQRLSEQTALKRLKALAYIKRQIKNPLSGIIFSRKMMEDTDLGEEQQQILHTSAQCQRQLSKILDDHDLDSIIEGYLDLEMVEFTLREVLVASISQVMIKSNGKGIQIVNDAEEGIMTETLYGDGLRLQQVLADFLLISVNFTPGGGQLSVAASLIKDRLGESVHLVHLELRITHAGNGVPEQLLNQMFGNNGDASEEGISLLISRKLVKLMNGDVQYLREAGKSTFIISIELAAARKKPQA, from the exons ATGTCTTCTTCTAGACCTACTCAGTCATCCAGCACTTCAGGTCGATCAAAACACAGTGCTAGGATTATTGCTCAGACCACCGTGGATGCAAAGCTACATGCGGATTTTGAGGAGTCAGGTAGTTCATTTGACTACTCAAGTTCAGTGCGTTTTACTCCAGCTGGTGGAGATCAACAGCCCAGATCTGACAAAGTAACAACAGCTTACCTCCATCACATACAGAAAGGCAAACTGATCCAACCATTTGGCTCTTTGTTAGCCCTAGATGAGAAAACTTTCAAAGTCATTGCCTACAGTGAAAATGCCCCTGAAATGTTGACAATGGTTAGTCATGCAGTCCCAAGCGTTGGTGAGCATCCAGTTCTGGGCATTGGTACTGATGTGAGGACCATCTTCAGTGGCCCCAGTGCATCTGCACTGCACAAGGCCTTAGGATTTGGAGAGGTTTCTCTTCTGAATCCCATCTTAGTCCATTGCAAAACCTCAGGGAAGCCCTTTTATGCAATCATCCATAGGGTCACTGGTAGCTTGATCATTGACTTTGAACCGGTGAAGCCTTACGAAGTTCCCATGACTGCTGCTGGTGCCCTGCAATCCTATAAGCTTGCAGCCAAAGCAATCACGAGGTTGCAGTCGCTGCCTAGTGGTAGCTTGGAAAGGCTTTGTGATACAATGGTTCAAGAGGTTTTTGAACTCACTGGTTATGACAGGGTGATGGCTTATAAATTTCATGATGACGACCATGGGGAGGTTGTCTCTGAGATAACAAAGCCAGGCCTTGAGCCATATCTGGGTTTACATTATCCTGCCACAGATATCCCTCAGGCTGCACGTTTCTTATTCATGAAGAATAAGGTCCGAATGATCTGTGATTGTCGTGCAAAACACATACAGGTTCTTCAAGATGAGAAACTCCCATTTGATTTAACATTATGTGGTTCAACACTACGGGCTCCACACAGTTGCCATGTACAGTATATGGAGAACATGAATTCAATTGCTTCTCTTGTTATGGCAGTTGTTGTCAATGACGGGGATGAAGAGGGTGAAAGCTCTAATTCTGGGCAGCCACAGAAGAGAAAGAGGCTTTGGGGTTTAGTGGTTTGCCATCATACAACTCCAAGGTTTGTTCCCTTCCCTCTTCGCTATGCCTGCGAGTTTCTAGCTCAAGTGTTTGCCATCCATGTCAATAAGGAGTTAGAATTAGAAAGTCAGATTCTTGAGAAGAATATTCTGCGTACACAGACACTCTTGTGTGATATGCTGATGCGAGATGCGCCCTTAGGCATAGTGTCACAGAGCCCAAATGTAATGGATCTTGTGAAATGTGATGGAGCTGCTCTACTATACAAAAATAAAGTATGGAGATTGGGAATAACTCCAAGTGACTTCCAGTTGCATGATATCTGTTCATGGCTATCCGAGTACCACATGGATTCAACTGGTTTAAGCACAGATAGCTTGTATGATGCAGGATACCCAGGGGCTCTTGCCCTTGGTGATGCAGTTTGTGGGATGGCAGCTGTGAAGATAACTTCAAAGGATACTCTTTTCTGGTTCCGGTCCCACACAGCTGCAGAAGTCCGATGGGGTGGGGCAAAGCATGAACCGGGTGAGAAGGATGATGGTAGGAAGATGCACCCAAGATCATCATTTAAAGCTTTCCTTGAAGTCGTTAAGACGAGGAGTTTACCTTGGAAGGACTATGAAATGGATGCAATCCATTCTTTGCAGCTTATCCTTAGGAATGCTTTCAAAGATTCTGAGGCCATGGATGTAAACACCAATGCGATCCACACAAAGCTCAATGACCTAAAAATTGAAGGAATGCAAGAGCTAGAAGCAGTGACCAGTGAGATGGTCCGTTTGATTGAAACAGCCAGTGTGCCAATCTTGGCAGTTGATGTTGATGGTCTGGTTAATGGATGGAATACAAAAATTTCTGAGTTGACTAGTCTGCCTGTAGATAAAGCAATTGGGATGCATTTGCTCACGCTTGTGGAAGATTCTTCAGCTGATACTGTAAAAAAGATGTTGCATTTGGCGTTGCAGG GCCAAGAGGAGCAAAATGTCCAATTTGAGATCAAAACGCATGGGTCTAAAAGAGACTCTGGCCCCATCAGCTTAGTTGTAAATGCTTGTGCAAGCAGGGATCTCCATGAAAATGTTGTGGGGGTATGTTTTGTGGCCCAAGATATAACCAGTCAGAAGACGGTGATGGATAAGTTCACCCGAATTGAAGGTGATTACAAAGCAATAGTACAGAACCCAAACCCATTGATTCCCCCAATATTTGGCACAGATGAATTTGGCTGGTGCTCTGAGTGGAATCCGGCAATGGTAAAGTTATCTGGGTGGAATCGGGAAGAAGTTATGGATAAAATGCTTTTAGGGGAAGTGTTTGGGACCCATATGGCATGCTGTCGTCTCAAGAATCGAGAGGCTTTTGTTGGTTTGGGAATTGTGCTCAATAGTGTTATGACTGGTCGGGAATCAGAAAAggtttcctttggtttcttttcAAAGAGTGGGAAGTATGTAGAATGCCTGCTTTCTGTGAGCAAGAAATTGGACAGAGAGGGTGCAGTCACTGGGGTATTTTGCTTCTTGCAGTTAGCTAGCCAAGAGCTGCAACAAGCACTTCATATCCAGCGGTTGTCGGAGCAAACTGCCTTGAAGAGATTGAAAGCATTAGCTTATATAAAAAGGCAGATCAAGAATCCTCTTTCTGGGATTATCTTTTCTCGGAAGATGATGGAGGATACTGATTTGGGAGAGGAACAGCAACAGATTCTTCATACTAGTGCCCAGTGCCAGCGTCAACTCAGCAAGATTCTTGATGACCATGATCTTGATAGTATTATTGAAGG TTACTTGGATCTGGAAATGGTCGAGTTTACTCTGCGTGAAGTATTGGTTGCCTCCATCAGCCAGGTCATGATAAAGAGTAATGGAAAGGGTATTCAAATAGTTAATGATGCGGAAGAGGGGATCATGACTGAAACACTCTATGGAGATGGTCTTAGGCTTCAACAGGTGCTAGCTGATTTCTTGTTGATATCAGTAAATTTTACACCAGGTGGAGGCCAGCTTTCTGTTGCAGCTAGTTTGATCAAAGATCGGTTGGGGGAATCTGTCCATCTTGTGCATCTGGAACTCAG GATAACACATGCAGGAAATGGGGTACCAGAACAATTGCTGAACCAGATGTTTGGAAACAATGGAGACGCGTCTGAGGAGGGCATAAGTCTGCTTATCAGCAGGAAACTGGTGAAGCTGATGAATGGGGATGTCCAGTATCTAAGGGAAGCGGGAAAATCGACTTTCATCATATCAATCGAACTAGCTGCTGCTAGAAAGAAGCCACAGGCCTAA
- the LOC100263087 gene encoding glutamate--tRNA ligase, cytoplasmic, giving the protein MEVKLSFPADHPPLYVIATAKVAGIPISEDSSLASGSLPTFLISSNDNEFKLRGTSINALLRYLGRVASIPNFYGQDAFESCQIDEWLEYAPTFSTGSEFENACCYVDGILLQRTFLVGYSLSIADIAIWSGLAGSGQRWESLRKSKKYQNLVRWFNSIYAEYNTVLNEVTGTYVGKRGLGKPMPAKMKEKEQQGINNHMKNVSGDANEKGKASSKATAEVDLPDAEVGNVRLRFAPEPSGYLHIGHSKAALMNQYFAQRYQGQLIVRFDDTNPAKESNEFVENLLKDIETLGIKYDAVTYTSDYFPQLMEMAENLICNGKAYVDDTPREQMQKERMDGIESKCRNNSPQKNMELWKEMIAGSERGLMCCLRGKLDMQDPNKSLRDPVYYRCNPLPHHRIGSKYKLYPTYDFACPFVDAKEGITHALRSSEYHDRNAQYHRIQEDMGVKKVHIYEFSRLNMVYTLLSKRKLLWFVQNGKVDGWDDPRFPTVQGIVRRGLKIDALIQFILEQGASKNLNLMEWDKLWTINKKIIDPVCPRHTAVIDEKRVLVTLADGPEKPFVRIIPRHKKFEGAGEKCTTYTKRIWIDYADAVSISENEEITLMDWGNAIIKEIRKDQDGNITQLIGVLHLEGSVKATKLKLTWLPETSELVNLSLMEFDYLITKKKLDEGDDFLDALNPCTKRETAAVGDSNIRNLKRGEIVQLERKGYYRCDAPFIRPSKPVVLFAIPDGRQQK; this is encoded by the exons ATGGAGGTCAAGCTCTCATTTCCGGCGGATCATCCGCCATTGTACGTCATCGCGACAGCCAAGGTCGCCGGAATACCCATTTCAGAGGATTCATCTCTTGCTTCTGGTTCTCTTCCCACTTTTCTCATTTCCAGCAATGATAATGA ATTCAAATTGAGGGGAACATCAATAAATGCTCTTCTCCGTTATCTTGGGCGGGTTGCAAGCATTCCCAATTTTTATGGGCAGGATGCATTTGAATCTTGCCAG ATTGATGAATGGCTAGAATATGCTCCAACCTTTTCAACTGGTTCTGAATTTGAGAATGCATGCTGCTATGTGGATGGCATTTTGTTGCAGCGTACCTTTTTGGTTGGTTATAGTTTGTCAATTGCAGATATAGCAATTTGGTCAGGTCTTGCAG GAAGTGGACAGAGATGGGAAAGTTTGAGGAAATCAAAGAAATACCAGAATTTAGTGCGGTGGTTCAATTCAATATATGCAGAATACAACACTGTCTTGAATGAAGTTACTGGAACATATGTTGGCAAAAGAGGCTTGGGAAAGCCAATGCCGgccaaaatgaaagaaaaagagcAACAGGGTATTAATAATCATATGAAGAATGTAAGTGGGGATGCCAATGAAAAGGGAAAAGCTAGCAGCAAGGCCACTGCTGAAGTGGATCTTCCGGATGCAGAAGTCGGAAATGTGCGGTTGCGTTTTGCACCAGAACCCAGTGGTTATCTTCACATTGGGCACTCAAAAGCTGCATTAATGAACCAGTATTTTGCTCAAAGGTATCAAGGTCAGCTGATTGTGCGCTTTGATGATACAAATCCTGCTAAAGAAAGCAATGAATTTGTGGAAAATCTTTTGAAAGATATCGAGACTTTGGGTATTAAGTATGATGCTGTGACATATACTTCAGATTACTTCCCTCAGTTAATGGAAATGGCTGAAAATTTGATTTGTAATGGTAAAGCGTATGTTGATGATACACCACGTGAGCAAATGCAGAAAGAACGGATGGATGGAATTGAATCAAAATGCAGGAATAACAGCCCTCAGAAGAATATGGAATTGTGGAAGGAAATGATTGCAGGATCTGAAAGGGGTTTGATGTGCTGTCTGCGTGGGAAGTTGGATATGCAGGACCCAAATAAATCGCTTCGAGATCCAGTTTATTACCGTTGCAATCCGCTTCCCCACCATAGGATTGGTTCCAAGTACAAGTTATACCCAACCTATGATTTTGCTTGTCCATTTGTTGATGCTAAAGAAGGTATAACTCATGCACTTCGATCTAGTGAGTACCATGATCGCAATGCTCAGTATCATAGGATCCAAGAGGATATGGGAGTAAAGAAGGTTCACATCTATGAATTTAGCCGGTTGAATATGGTGTATACGCTTCTCAGCAAACGTAAGCTTCTCTGGTTTGTTCAAAATGGAAAAGTTGATGGGTGGGATGATCCTCGTTTCCCGACTGTCCAAGGGATTGTGCGTAGAGGTCTGAAAATTGACGCATTGATACAATTCATCCTTGAACAG GGGGCATCGAAAAATCTCAATCTCATGGAATGGGATAAACTCTGGACCATTAATAAGAAGATTATTGATCCTGTCTGTCCCAGACATACTGCTGTTATTGATGAAAAACGTGTGTTAGTAACCTTAGCTGATGGTCCTGAGAAACCATTTGTCCGCATCATACCAAGGCATAAGAAATTTGAAGGCGCTGGAGAAAAGTGTACCACATACACAAAGAGGATATGGATTGACTATGCTGATGCAGTGTCCATCtcagaaaatgaggaaataacCTTAATGGATTGGGGGAATGCCATCATAAAAGAAATCAGGAAGGATCAGGATGGGAATATTACGCAGTTAATAGGGGTTTTGCATCTCGAAGGATCTGTCAAGGCCACAAAATTGAAGCTTACCTGGCTACCTGAAACAAGCGAATTGGTTAACCTTTCATTGATGGAGTTTGACTATCTAATCACAAAGAAGAAG CTGGATGAAGGAGATGATTTCCTTGATGCGCTTAACCCGTGTACCAAAAGAGAGACTGCAGCAGTTGGGGATTCTAACATACGGAATTTAAAGCGCGGTGAGATAGTGCAGCTGGAGAGGAAGGGCTATTATAGGTGCGATGCTCCCTTCATTAGACCTTCAAAACCAGTAGTTCTATTTGCAATCCCAGATGGCAGGCAGCAAAAATAA
- the LOC100232998 gene encoding germin-like protein 2 precursor: MAAVVALFVITLAVFSGTVAADPDMLQDVCVADLTSGVKVNGFSCKDATNITATDFFFDGLAKPGLTNNSMGSLVTGANVQKIPGLNTLGVSLSRIDYAPGGLNPPHTHPRATEMVFVLEGELDVGFITTSNTLISKSIKKGEIFVFPKGLVHFQKNNGEVPAAVISAFNSQLPGTQSIAVSLFAASPPVPNNVLTKAFQVGTKEVEKIKSRLAPKK; this comes from the exons ATGGCGGCTGTTGTGGCCTTGTTTGTCATCACACTCGCTGTCTTCTCCGGCACCGTTGCTGCAGATCCGGACATGCTTCAGGACGTCTGTGTTGCCGATCTCACTTCTG GTGTAAAGGTGAATGGGTTCAGCTGTAAGGACGCGACAAACATAACTGCAACGGATTTCTTCTTCGACGGCCTGGCGAAACCGGGTCTGACCAACAACTCCATGGGGTCTCTGGTAACAGGTGCTAATGTGCAGAAGATTCCTGGTCTCAACACCCTTGGCGTCTCTCTCTCCCGCATCGACTACGCACCAGGTGGTCTCAACCCACCCCACACTCACCCTCGTGCTACAGAGATGGTGTTCGTGCTTGAAGGCGAGTTGGATGTGGGGTTCATCACCACCTCCAACACTCTCATTTCCAAGTCCATTAAGAAAGGGGAGATCTTTGTGTTCCCAAAGGGGTTGGTCCACTTCCAGAAGAACAACGGCGAAGTCCCTGCTGCCGTCATATCTGCTTTTAACAGCCAGTTGCCTGGAACCCAGTCTATTGCGGTGAGCTTGTTTGCTGCCTCACCACCCGTGCCTAACAATGTGTTGACCAAGGCTTTCCAGGTGGGTACTAAGGAGGTTGAGAAAATCAAGTCCAGACTCGCCCCAAAGAAGTAG